A region from the Toxotes jaculatrix isolate fToxJac2 chromosome 2, fToxJac2.pri, whole genome shotgun sequence genome encodes:
- the LOC121199490 gene encoding cadherin-13 isoform X1: MGTIHLSVFVLLCLGISRLSSEILQRQKRNWIIDSFTIDEGYEGPFPYYLDKISVEKTLTLFKISGQGVDKEPKDTLEINSSTGEITVKRPVDYEQFNELKLVFQALDKESHVIDTQLGIEIQIIDSNDNPPKFDQELYEITIEESKSQGTGLIIIKATDADSGNNKIFDLRIVSVTPKPEELEFYLNQINGDQIGTISFKGCLDHEKTEKYTIIVEAKDRGEKKQLSSSCTVVINIEDGNNHFPVITRQTGPGSVKEGQKNVLVSRLHTTDADTKGTAAWRVKYQIQGDTNNYFSITTDPETNDGLLYVEKKLDYEGGSQRNVTISVQNEIPYHSCKVVRRTTTGLWTVTTSTVIITGATTGVGIGAGLPGSSTYQVTVTVEDVNEPPIFDEPNKRIQLLENVDVGRYLVTFTARDPDVTSANTFVYKKGEDPADWVTVDPNTGKITTSNIIDRESVFVKDSIYVVTIYAVDNGVPPMTSTATLTIHVTDSNDNAPFLNSTIIDICQSASDVPSKANITAVDLDEVPYGGPFTFKLQGNVEGKWKVDPVQGYSVNLVKDGTVYSGHYELLLEVSDLQGIAAVHNLSVTVCNCLDAAMPNCRLNKSTGSKAGGSLLIPFFILLAIAAGMLLLISLVSCEKQQIKIPDDDAQQHMIGFNIERPGTDCKVAFDPSNQGNSKTGQRIKKKQGASNTKFTSPPTANASVGYVSSGYGMSQTDVLQQRNNLHWLIADSLSEETQARVHYSQSQRKSTEHTSSLKKSMHWGASSATRVRNLHGGSKHASWAEHSKYSGLENNVIQREFQLQVLKKMLYTLQAPGKELGDYAPHVYAEEGEAENSFELDAISISDISFDPDLDWDMDFKFRTLASICTPGDSTAYSTKTSCVFEKLQTATLIQVESHKTKMNTQLHL; this comes from the exons ATGGGGACAATACACCTCAGTGTTTTCGTGCTGCTG tgtttggGAATCAGCAGGTTGTCTTCAGAAATTTTGCAGCgacaaaaaagaaactggatCATAGATTCCTTTACTATTGATGAAGGCTATGAAGGACCTTTCCCATACTATCTGGACAAA ATTTCAGTTGAGAAGACCCTCACCCTGTTCAAGATAAGTGGTCAAGGTGTTGATAAGGAACCCAAAGACACATTAGAAATCAACTCCTCCACAGGGGAGATAACTGTAAAAAGACCTGTGGACTACGAGCAATTCAACGAGCTTAAG TTGGTATTTCAGGCACTTGATAAAGAAAGTCATGTAatagacacacagctgggcaTTGAGATACAGATTATCGACTCAAATGACAACCCTCCGAAGTTTGATCAAGAACTGTATGAGATCACCATAGAAGAGTCAAAATCACAAG GGACTGGCTTGATTATCATTAAGGCAACAGATGCTGACAGCGGgaacaataaaatatttgatttacGAATAGTCTCAGTCACTCCTAAGCCAGAAGAACTGGAGTTTTACTTAAACCAGATCAACGGTGATCAAATTGGAACCATTTCATTTAAAGGGTGTCTGGACCATGAG aaaacagagaaatacactATTATAGTGGAAGCCAAGGAtcgtggagaaaaaaaacagctctccAGCTCCTGCACTGTCGTAATCAACATAGAAGATGGAAATAACCACTTTCCTGTGATCACACGACAAACA gGTCCAGGGAGTGTgaaagaaggacagaaaaatgTTCTTGTTTCACGTCTGCATACTACAGACGCAGACACCAAAGGTACAGCAGCCTGGAGAGTGAAATATCAGATCCAAGGAGACACAAACAACTACTTCAGTATCACTACTGACCCTGAGACAAATGATGGATTGCTGTATGTGGAGAAG AAACTGGACTATGAGGGCGGTTCTCAAAGGAATGTGACGATCAGTGTACAGAATGAAATCCCCTACCATTCATGCAAAGTGGTGAGACGCACCACCACTGGTCTTTGGACAGTCACTACCAGTACTGTCATTATAACTGGTGCCACCACTGGTGTTGGTATTGGGGCAGGGCTGCCAGGTTCATCCACCTACCAAGTGACAGTGACTGTGGAGGATGTCAATGAGCCTCCAATCTTCGATGAACCAAACAAAAGGATTCAGTTGCTTGAGAATGTTGATGTGGGACGTTATCTGGTGACATTTACAGCCAGAGACCCTGATGTCACCAGTGCAAACACGTTTGT ataCAAAAAAGGAGAGGATCCAGCTGACTGGGTTACAGTGGACCCCAACACTGGAAAAATAACCACATCAAATATCATAGACAGAGAGTCAGTTTTTGTGAAAGACAGTATCTATGTGGTTACAATTTATGCTGTTGACAATG GTGTACCCCCAATGACAAGTACTGCGACCCTCACCATACATGTTACAGATTCCAATGACAATGCTCCATTCCTGAATTCAACCATAATTGACATATGCCAATCTGCCAGTGATGTACCCTCTAAGGCCAACATCACAGCTGTGGACCTGGATGAAGTACCCTACGGTGGACCTTTCACCTTCAAGCTCCAAGGAAATGTTGAGGGCAAGTGGAAGGTTGACCCTGTGCAAG GGTATTCAGTCAACCTGGTGAAAGATGGCACAGTTTATTCTGGACACTATGAGCTGTTGCTTGAAGTGTCTGACCTTCAGGGCATCGCTGCTGTCCACAACCTGTCAGTCACTGTGTGCAACTGCTTAGACGCAGCGATGCCAAACTGCCGCTTAAACAAATCTACGGGCTCCAAAGCAGGAGGAAGTCTTTTGATCCCTTTTTTCATCTTACTAGCGATTGCAG CAGGTATGCTACTTTTGATTTCTCTGGTGTCATgcgaaaaacagcaaataaaaatcCCAGATGATGATGCACAACAACATATGATTGGCTTTAACATCGAGAGACCAGGAACTGACTGCAaa GTGGCTTTTGACCCGTCAAACCAAGGAAACAGTAAGACTGGACaacgaataaaaaaaaaacaaggagcaTCAAACACA aAATTCACGAGTCCACCAACTGCGAATGCGTCTGTTGGCTATGTCAGTTCAGGGTACGGCATGTCTCAAACTGATGTGCTACAGCAGAGGAACAATCTGCATTGG ttaatagCCGACTCACTAAGTGAAGAAACTCAAGCCCGTGTACATTACTCCCAGTCccaaagaaaaagcacagaacataCTTCTTCATTGAAGAAATCTATGCATTGG GGCGCGTCATCGGCCACGAGAGTGAGAAATCTGCATGGAGGGTCTAAGCATGCG AGTTGGGCAGAACACAGTAAATACTCAGGTCTGGAGAATAATGTAATCCAACGTGAATTTCAGCTACAAGTACTAAAAAAG ATGCTGTACACTCTCCAGGCACCAGGAAAGGAGCTGGGTGATTATGCTCCTCATGTGTATGCtgaagagggagaggcagaaaacAGCTTTGAGCTTGATGCCATCTCCATCTCTGATATTTCCTTTGATCCAGACTTGGACTGGGACATGGATTTCAAGTTCAGAACTCTGGCCTCAATCTGCACGCCTGGTGATAGCACTGCCTACAGTACAAAAACCTCCTGTGTATTCGAAAAACTTCAGACAGCAACTCTGATCCAAGTTGAAAGCCATAAAACTAAAATGAACACTCAATTACATTTGTAA
- the LOC121199490 gene encoding cadherin-13 isoform X2, producing MGTIHLSVFVLLCLGISRLSSEILQRQKRNWIIDSFTIDEGYEGPFPYYLDKISVEKTLTLFKISGQGVDKEPKDTLEINSSTGEITVKRPVDYEQFNELKLVFQALDKESHVIDTQLGIEIQIIDSNDNPPKFDQELYEITIEESKSQGTGLIIIKATDADSGNNKIFDLRIVSVTPKPEELEFYLNQINGDQIGTISFKGCLDHEKTEKYTIIVEAKDRGEKKQLSSSCTVVINIEDGNNHFPVITRQTGPGSVKEGQKNVLVSRLHTTDADTKGTAAWRVKYQIQGDTNNYFSITTDPETNDGLLYVEKKLDYEGGSQRNVTISVQNEIPYHSCKVVRRTTTGLWTVTTSTVIITGATTGVGIGAGLPGSSTYQVTVTVEDVNEPPIFDEPNKRIQLLENVDVGRYLVTFTARDPDVTSANTFVYKKGEDPADWVTVDPNTGKITTSNIIDRESVFVKDSIYVVTIYAVDNGVPPMTSTATLTIHVTDSNDNAPFLNSTIIDICQSASDVPSKANITAVDLDEVPYGGPFTFKLQGNVEGKWKVDPVQGYSVNLVKDGTVYSGHYELLLEVSDLQGIAAVHNLSVTVCNCLDAAMPNCRLNKSTGSKAGGSLLIPFFILLAIAGMLLLISLVSCEKQQIKIPDDDAQQHMIGFNIERPGTDCKVAFDPSNQGNSKTGQRIKKKQGASNTKFTSPPTANASVGYVSSGYGMSQTDVLQQRNNLHWLIADSLSEETQARVHYSQSQRKSTEHTSSLKKSMHWGASSATRVRNLHGGSKHASWAEHSKYSGLENNVIQREFQLQVLKKMLYTLQAPGKELGDYAPHVYAEEGEAENSFELDAISISDISFDPDLDWDMDFKFRTLASICTPGDSTAYSTKTSCVFEKLQTATLIQVESHKTKMNTQLHL from the exons ATGGGGACAATACACCTCAGTGTTTTCGTGCTGCTG tgtttggGAATCAGCAGGTTGTCTTCAGAAATTTTGCAGCgacaaaaaagaaactggatCATAGATTCCTTTACTATTGATGAAGGCTATGAAGGACCTTTCCCATACTATCTGGACAAA ATTTCAGTTGAGAAGACCCTCACCCTGTTCAAGATAAGTGGTCAAGGTGTTGATAAGGAACCCAAAGACACATTAGAAATCAACTCCTCCACAGGGGAGATAACTGTAAAAAGACCTGTGGACTACGAGCAATTCAACGAGCTTAAG TTGGTATTTCAGGCACTTGATAAAGAAAGTCATGTAatagacacacagctgggcaTTGAGATACAGATTATCGACTCAAATGACAACCCTCCGAAGTTTGATCAAGAACTGTATGAGATCACCATAGAAGAGTCAAAATCACAAG GGACTGGCTTGATTATCATTAAGGCAACAGATGCTGACAGCGGgaacaataaaatatttgatttacGAATAGTCTCAGTCACTCCTAAGCCAGAAGAACTGGAGTTTTACTTAAACCAGATCAACGGTGATCAAATTGGAACCATTTCATTTAAAGGGTGTCTGGACCATGAG aaaacagagaaatacactATTATAGTGGAAGCCAAGGAtcgtggagaaaaaaaacagctctccAGCTCCTGCACTGTCGTAATCAACATAGAAGATGGAAATAACCACTTTCCTGTGATCACACGACAAACA gGTCCAGGGAGTGTgaaagaaggacagaaaaatgTTCTTGTTTCACGTCTGCATACTACAGACGCAGACACCAAAGGTACAGCAGCCTGGAGAGTGAAATATCAGATCCAAGGAGACACAAACAACTACTTCAGTATCACTACTGACCCTGAGACAAATGATGGATTGCTGTATGTGGAGAAG AAACTGGACTATGAGGGCGGTTCTCAAAGGAATGTGACGATCAGTGTACAGAATGAAATCCCCTACCATTCATGCAAAGTGGTGAGACGCACCACCACTGGTCTTTGGACAGTCACTACCAGTACTGTCATTATAACTGGTGCCACCACTGGTGTTGGTATTGGGGCAGGGCTGCCAGGTTCATCCACCTACCAAGTGACAGTGACTGTGGAGGATGTCAATGAGCCTCCAATCTTCGATGAACCAAACAAAAGGATTCAGTTGCTTGAGAATGTTGATGTGGGACGTTATCTGGTGACATTTACAGCCAGAGACCCTGATGTCACCAGTGCAAACACGTTTGT ataCAAAAAAGGAGAGGATCCAGCTGACTGGGTTACAGTGGACCCCAACACTGGAAAAATAACCACATCAAATATCATAGACAGAGAGTCAGTTTTTGTGAAAGACAGTATCTATGTGGTTACAATTTATGCTGTTGACAATG GTGTACCCCCAATGACAAGTACTGCGACCCTCACCATACATGTTACAGATTCCAATGACAATGCTCCATTCCTGAATTCAACCATAATTGACATATGCCAATCTGCCAGTGATGTACCCTCTAAGGCCAACATCACAGCTGTGGACCTGGATGAAGTACCCTACGGTGGACCTTTCACCTTCAAGCTCCAAGGAAATGTTGAGGGCAAGTGGAAGGTTGACCCTGTGCAAG GGTATTCAGTCAACCTGGTGAAAGATGGCACAGTTTATTCTGGACACTATGAGCTGTTGCTTGAAGTGTCTGACCTTCAGGGCATCGCTGCTGTCCACAACCTGTCAGTCACTGTGTGCAACTGCTTAGACGCAGCGATGCCAAACTGCCGCTTAAACAAATCTACGGGCTCCAAAGCAGGAGGAAGTCTTTTGATCCCTTTTTTCATCTTACTAGCGATTGCAG GTATGCTACTTTTGATTTCTCTGGTGTCATgcgaaaaacagcaaataaaaatcCCAGATGATGATGCACAACAACATATGATTGGCTTTAACATCGAGAGACCAGGAACTGACTGCAaa GTGGCTTTTGACCCGTCAAACCAAGGAAACAGTAAGACTGGACaacgaataaaaaaaaaacaaggagcaTCAAACACA aAATTCACGAGTCCACCAACTGCGAATGCGTCTGTTGGCTATGTCAGTTCAGGGTACGGCATGTCTCAAACTGATGTGCTACAGCAGAGGAACAATCTGCATTGG ttaatagCCGACTCACTAAGTGAAGAAACTCAAGCCCGTGTACATTACTCCCAGTCccaaagaaaaagcacagaacataCTTCTTCATTGAAGAAATCTATGCATTGG GGCGCGTCATCGGCCACGAGAGTGAGAAATCTGCATGGAGGGTCTAAGCATGCG AGTTGGGCAGAACACAGTAAATACTCAGGTCTGGAGAATAATGTAATCCAACGTGAATTTCAGCTACAAGTACTAAAAAAG ATGCTGTACACTCTCCAGGCACCAGGAAAGGAGCTGGGTGATTATGCTCCTCATGTGTATGCtgaagagggagaggcagaaaacAGCTTTGAGCTTGATGCCATCTCCATCTCTGATATTTCCTTTGATCCAGACTTGGACTGGGACATGGATTTCAAGTTCAGAACTCTGGCCTCAATCTGCACGCCTGGTGATAGCACTGCCTACAGTACAAAAACCTCCTGTGTATTCGAAAAACTTCAGACAGCAACTCTGATCCAAGTTGAAAGCCATAAAACTAAAATGAACACTCAATTACATTTGTAA
- the LOC121199590 gene encoding uncharacterized protein SCO4629-like — MDEESEKWARILWDYLRLHQHLEKSDVIIGLGCHDLRVAERSAALFLEGWAPWLLFTGNLGRQTAGVWTRREADVFLDVALRMGVPRRNILLETDATNTGENIRFSHRVLKERNIPASRVILVQQPFMERRVYATFLRQWPEQMGPTHVIVTSPQLGIFEYPHPTVGTASDLICYMLGVVERIQDYPQKGFQVEQQLPRSVLSAYHWFLQSGYIPK; from the exons ATGGATGAGGAGAGTGAGAAATGGGCCAGAATCTTATGGGACTACCTCCGTCTGCATCAACATCTCGAGAAG AGTGATGTGATAATTGGCCTGGGCTGTCATGACCTGCGTGTTGCTGAGAGGTCAGCTGCTCTCTTTTTGGAAGGATGGGCTCCCTGGCTGCTCTTCACTGGCAACCTGGGCAGACAGACTGCAG GTGTGTGGACCAGACGAGAGGCTGATGTTTTTCTGGACGTGGCTCTGCGGATGGGGGTTCCCCGGAGGAACATCTTATTGGAGACTGACGCTACAAACACTGGGGAGAATATTCGCTTCTCCCATAGAGTCCTTAAGGAGAGGAACATTCCAG CATCGAGGGTGATCTTGGTACAGCAGCCGTTCATGGAACGAAGGGTTTATGCTACCTTTCTGCGTCAGTGGCCTGAACAGATGGGGCCCACGCATGTTATCGTGACCTCACCCCAGTTAGGCATCTTTGAATACCCTCACCCGACTGTTGGCACAGCCTCTGACCTCATCTGTTACATGCTTG GTGTGGTGGAGAGAATACAGGACTATCCTCAGAAAGGTTTCCAGGTGGAGCAGCAACTCCCACGCAGCGTCTTATCTGCATACCACTGGTTCCTCCAGTCTGGCTACATCCCCaagtaa